A genomic segment from Gadus morhua chromosome 4, gadMor3.0, whole genome shotgun sequence encodes:
- the LOC115541712 gene encoding uncharacterized protein LOC115541712, whose protein sequence is MQAQTLFHQDLFSSFEAMKTAAPGMSRQAFTAMLDHRTKQFGRTGNVNADAFQRSFLQYVYCKSEESKLLGKDPFICPACSPEMVAVSVDGNRKLYRFQKTNQREEPGFFDGVFLAKDSDVSTFVEEVRGAVKSTSGKAMCGETHRSAARETSRQSSKLDEEGVEVAVCRHGFLLKGLNMYRGEIFAYPMFLQKDLQSAKFLAMDVTCRYVPYMNKVSEALTHLKPLQEMRHCLSVMHAKAHNTKCEILWSARNQEGVGTTLGEEVEQINSYLSRCALTTKYMAKSVRIDMLAVHAMGWNQRKEDGLHIALSSRFKKTVEKTSEVSENLKKLQDQMHCCDGMLKQWVADVKQWASSGSAAASVDAVRGLQISIESLFVSIRHKKHFLYIHNDRNKRRQKVTQKIAKEKKRLLEEIVRYNQKPDVDLVDTSSVVQNLSSKADERMIWPWQEQNKDGVDILTKKKLFDLHMLASRLAEEKEILVKEMMQHCQYLKEACTKVQSLMATISGSIQTGSYPNGFTEKGSKGLICVLQRRLKDLKLKQRTVAGAYRGILEPGVRLVEEEDGELEEDMDSQSDDSSEDEDDGEEV, encoded by the exons ATGCAAGCACAGACCCTGTTCCACCAGGATCTGTTCAGTTCATTTGAGGCAATGAAGACTGCAGCTCCAGGAATGTCTAGGCAGGCCTTCACTGCAATGTTGGACCATAGAACCAAGCAGTTTGGACGA ACCGGAAACGTGAATGCAGACGCTTTTCAGAGGAGCTTCCTGCAGTACGTGTACTGCAAGTCAGAAGAAAGCAAACTTCTGGGGAAGGATCCTTTCATCTGTCCAGCCTGTAGCCCTGAAATGGTTGCTGTTTCAGTTGATGGCAACAGGAAACTCTACAGGTTCCAAAAAACAAACCA gAGGGAAGAGCCTGGGTTCTTCGATGGCGTTTTTTTAGCCAAAGACTCTGACGTGTCTACTTTTGTTGAGGAGGTCCGGGGGGCTGTCAAGAGT ACTTCAGGAAAAGCAATGTGCGGAGAAACCCACAGGTCAGCAGCAAGAGAGACATCTAGACAGAGCAGCAAGTTAGATGAAGAAGGCGTAGAAGTAGCGGTGTGTCGGCATGGATTCCTCCTCAAAG gtCTGAATATGTATCGAGGAGAAATCTTTGCATATCCAATGTTTCTCCAAAAAGATCTCCAGAGCGCAAAGTTTTTGGCAATGGACGTGACCTGCCGATACGTGCCTTACATGAATAAGGTGTCAGAGGCACTGACTCATCTCAAACCTCTTCAGGAAATGAGGCATTGCCTGTCTGTGATGCACGCCAAAGCCCACAATACCAAATGCGAG ATTCTTTGGAGTGCAAGAAACCAGGAGGGTGTCGGCACCACTCTTGGTGAAGAAGTTGAGCAGATCAACAGCTATCTCTCAAGATGTGCCCTGACCACCAAGTATATGGCCAAGTCAG TAAGAATTGACATGCTTGCTGTACATGCCATGGGGTGGAATCAGCGCAAAGAGGATGGCCTTCACATTGCCCTGTCTTCCAGATTTAAAAAG ACAGTGGAAAAGACCTCTGAAGTTTCTGAGAACCTGAAGAAGCTGCAGGACCAGATGCATTGCTGTGATGGCATGCTAAAACAGTGGGTTGCTGATGTCAAGCAGTGGGCCAGTAGCG GAAGTGCAGCAGCTAGTGTTGATGCTGTTCGGGGTCTGCAGATCTCGATCGAATCGCTCTTCGTGAGCATACGGCACAAGAAGCATTTCCTCTACATCCATAATG ATCGCAACAAAAGGCGTCAGAAAGTAACCCAAAAGATAGCCAAGGAGAAGAAACGGTTGTTAGAGGAGATTGTTCGGTACAACCAAAAGCCTGATGTGGACCTGGTGGATACCAGCTCTGTTGTGCAGAACCTCTCCAGCAAGGCTGATGAGCGCATGATCTGGCCATGGCAGGAGCAGAACAAAG ACGGTGTTGACATCCTGACCAAGAAGAAGCTATTTGACCTGCATATGCTTGCTTCAAGACTGGCAGAGGAAAAGGAGATCCTGGTGAAGGAGATGATGCAACACTGTCAGTACCTCAAGGAGGCATGCACCAAAGTCCAGTCCCTGATGGCCACCATTTCAGGGAGCATACAGACAGGAA GCTATCCGAATGGCTTCACAGAAAAGGGGTCCAAAGGCCTCATCTGTGTTCTTCAGAGAAGGTTGAAAGACCTAAAGCTTAAACAGAGGACTGTTGCAGGCGCCTACAGAGGCATTCTCGAACCAGGTGTCAGactggtggaagaggaggacggggaACTGGAGGAAGACATGGATTCGCAGAGTGATGACAGCtcggaggatgaggatgatggagAGGAGGTGTAG